The Synechococcus sp. BL107 nucleotide sequence ATTGTTCCGGCAATAGCTGCTGCACCCACACGGGTTAACAACCCTGTGATAAGCAACCAGCTACCGATCACTTCAGAAAACGCAGCTACGTATGAAAGAACAATCGGAAACGGGAGATGCAGAGGACGAACAAATGCATCAGCAAAATTTTCAATATTTGCAAGCTTCTCGTAGCCGTGGTGGATGAGAAGTGCTCCCGTCAGAACCCGAAGAACAAGCAACCCCAGGTCGGCAAAAAGGGGACGGGTGAGAACAGCGCGGATCATGACCCAAGGCAATATCCATATAACTTAAAAAAGTTTCATGAAGCTGCGCGAGTCACTGGGCATGATTCGCGCGAAATAAGTATTTTTACCTAGGTCCGTCCAGGGCTAAAGCGTCGTTCAAAGCGACCTGAGGAACATTTTCACCACTCGTGATTTCCAAGATCCGGCCGATCGACCCTGGTGCCTTCAATGCATCCACGCAGAATCGCGCAACAAGGCGCCGTGGAATGGAATTCTTTTCCTGCTGATCTGGACCAGTCAGACGAATGCCCTCACTCTCGAGGCCAGATTCCCGTTCAGACAACCCCCCTGGACGAACAACAGTCCAATCCAAGCCACTTCGTTCCAAGGCTCTCTCACCCATCCTTTTCCACAAAAGGATCAGTCCGAAAAGATTGAGCGGATGCCTCCAGCGACCTGCACAAAGCGAACTCACCAATACAACCCGGTTGACGTTGTTGCGCTGGCAACCTTCAACCTGGCGCTTCACCCCCCATGCATCCACACGCATCGGGCCACTGAGGTCAATTGAAGGACGTGCACCAGTGGCAATGATCAGCGCCTCGACCCCACACAACGCCTGATCGAGAGCAGGTTCATTCGCGATGTTGAGACGCACCTGCTCGCAATCCGACAACGACGTCGGCACGGCGGATTCTGAACGAAGTAATAAGCGGGGTTGAACCCCCACCGCCAACAATTCTTCAGCAATCCGATATCCGGTTTTTCCCGAAGCTCCACTAACGGCGACAACCGGTGCTGCCATGCCCAAACCCCAACTTTTCAAAAGTTAGGAGATTGGTTTCTAGTTCAGTCGTCATGGACGAGGCATTCGGGCTCATCCGGGTTTTGCTCGCAAATAGTGCCGAACCTTTCCATCGTTGAGGTCGGACAAAGCCTGCAGGAATTCATCCTGATCGTTTGAATGTGTCCCTCGATTGATTCCATCGATGAGACTTCACCCGGCTAGCGATTATTTCTTAGAGGGGGTGCACATCGATCTTTACAAGGTATTTTTAGTTTTATGATCAAAGGAACACATCACTACAAAGATTCAATAGATCACGAGCTGTGACACATCCATCGTCAAAACGATGGATCCCATGGAGAGTTTGCTGGCGAGCTTCTAAACCATGCCCTTTACAGATCGAATCGCACTCACGGGCGCCATCCTCTTTGCAATGGGCCTTGTTTTAGGTGTGGGGATTGGTTCTTTCACAACGATGGCGTCACTCATCCAGGGTGGGCCTGATGTCCTGCAAAGCTGGTCTGGTGTTGTAGCGCTGCCATAGGAGGTTGACGAACGCTAAAAAACTGCCTAATGGATAACTATTAAAAGGTAGGTGCGGTGATGGAGCGAAATATTTTTCGTCGTCAAAGCCTGAGGACAAAATCGATTCGTTGGGTCATCAGCAACTTTCAAAAAATGTTATTTGGAACAAGTCACAGCTCAGCGTGAACCAATGCTAATGGTTCCAGAATTGATCAGGCTCTCAAGTCGGGCCGACAGTTTGAGCTCTGTTCGGTCGAAACAGTCCTGGTGCCCTGCCAAGTAGGCCAATTCCTCGTTCGTGATCACTTGATGGGTCACAGCGTCCAGATAGATTTTTACCAGTGACATCGCTAAATCAACCAAGGCCAACAACTCTGGCAAGACTTCCCGCAAATCGACGTCCGGCACCGTCCTTAAGAGAACTGTGATGGAGAGAGAACTTATTCAGGCTCTGATCAAGAAATGCGCTTTAGGTCTGTTTGATCTGGCCTGTGCTGTGAGTGGGAAAGCTTGTTGGGACTTAAGTTTGCCCATAGGAGTGATCGATGCCAGACGCGATGCACCAAAGCTTGTGGTGACGTCCGTGGGAACGATCAACTCAACATTGCGAGCCTCAGCAACGATCGGTAATCCGCTCATGCAGCAGTTTTTCGCTCGATTTGAACAAGTTGGGGTCGAGCAAGCGCTCGCTGACATGAAGCAGGGGAACGACGCGGAAGTTTTTAACGAAGTTTGGGAGGCTTATCGGGAAGAACGACGCAACGGGGAGGCGCCGATGTGGAGCGTCGAAGATGCAACGGCATTTGTCTTGAAATCCAAGGAAGCCCACGCTGATCGCGAAGTGGCTTGTGTCGCCATTCTTCCGGGAGAGCCTCATCGGATTGTCACGTTTTCAGTGCCAATCGCCTTTCTGACGAATCCCAGCGAATGATCGCGGCAGACCTGCCCACCCAACTTGCCCTTGCAGCAGTGGCGTTGATCTCAAACGGACTTTCAGCGTTTGCTGGTGGAGGGGCTGGCTTGGTTCAACTTCCCGCCTTAATTCTGTTGGGGTTGAACTTTTCAACAGCCTTAGCCACTCACAAAGTGGCGAGTGTGGCCCTCGGCGTGGGGGCTGCCGGTCGGCACTGGCGAGCCAGCAGTTTGGATCGACGCTTATCAGCGCTTGTGTTGTGCGCTGGACTTCCAGGGGTCTGGATCGGAGCCAACCTTGTTCTGGCAATACCAGATAAAGCAGCCACCGCATGCCTCGCTCTTCTCACGCTGGGCCTAGGTGTGTATTCGTCACGTCGTCCACAGCTGGGGAACGATCAAAGCTGGCGTCCCCTAACAGGCACAACGTTTTGGCTTGGTGCCTTTGGGCTTTTTGGGATCGGAGTCATTAACGGATCCCTCACATCCGGAACGGGGCTCTTCGTGACGCTTTGGTTGGTGCGGTGGTTTGGTTTGAGCTACACCCGTGCCGTCGCCCATACGTTGATTCTTGTCGGACTCGGTTGGAACGGTACTGGTGCTATCACCCTTGGTCTGCAAGGGGACATTCATTGGCAGTGGCTGCCAGCGCTCATCGCTGGGTCACTGGTTGGCGGTTACATCGGAGCCCATTTATCGATTAAGCAAGGCGACAAAATCGTGAAGCAGGCTTTTGAAGTTTTGGCACTTGTCATGGGCCTATCACTCCTCGGTCGAACTGTTCTGACCTGAGTCCGCGTTGATGTCACCCAGGAAGCGGCTCGAAAACCGTGTGGCCAAAACAACAGTGGCAGCGCCGTAGGCGATGAACGTAAACAGCTGGCCGGAGGTTCCCTCGGTGTACACCTCTTCCGTAAGAAGCATCCAGTCCATGAGAGAGGCCACGGTTCCCCAGACCACTACACAGACAGACACGTAAACAATGCCCCGAACTGTTGAATTCATACCGAAGGATGCGCCGAGGCCAAGGCTAGGGGCAACGGCTCCCGTAACCTCACGAATGCAAGGGACGGACGATGCCGAAAAAGCGCCGCAAACTCAGCAAGGAGATGGAAGCGGAGATGGCCGCAGCGAAACGGAAGATCGAATTGATCGGTGCACTGATCAACGACATCCGCGATGAGGACATCCAAGGGGAGTACCTCGGGGCCTTCACGCAAATTCGTTCTGCGGTGGTGAGCCTGATCGCCAAGTACACAACCGATGGATTTTGCGAAGAAACTGAGGGCCTCTTAGCCCTCTACCAAGGACTCATCAAAAATTTTGAAGAGGACTACGAGCTTTAATCGCAGCGATGGCGGTTCAAGGGAGTTGACCCTGTCCTTTAATGTCGGCCAGCTCAGGTCGCAGCCCTATGGCCCTTCGCGAAAACCGGAAACAGGTTTCACCACTTCGATTAAAAATCACCCTCCTTGTCGCTGGCTTGGGTCCACTGCTTGCAGTGGGGATTTGGCTGCAATCCAAGGGATTCTTTAATTAATAGTTGTCGTGAAACAGCATCTCTTACTTCTTTCGCTGCTTTTCACAGCAGGAATGTCTCAGGCAGAAACGGTCACCCTTGAACTACTCAATGGCGACAGCGTCACAGGAACAATTGTTGAAGAGCTCAGCAACAACCAAGAAAAAGTACTGGATCACCCACAGCTTGGACGGCTCACCATCCTTACAAGCTCTCTGAAACCAAAACAGACGGCACCAGCATGGAGAACATCCATGACGGCCGGACTGATTGGGAACGAAAAAGACGGAGATTCGTCATTGTCGACAACAATCAGTGTGGAAAGCAAATACAAAAAAGGTAGAAATAATCTTTTACTAAAAGCTGGGCTTAACACCAGTCAAAGCCGAGACAACGGTGAACCATTAGAAATCGAAACTCAAAAGGGATTGGCGGAAGTTAGATACGACTACAACATGTCATCTGGCATAGGATTATTCGCGTTAACTGATTACAATTATGACGGCAAAAATGACTCGGGAGTAAATAGCTTACTTAGTGGGATAGGCCTTGCTAAGCCAGTCATTCAAAATAAAACAACAGAGCTCGTCGTTGCCATTGGTCCATCCATGCAATGGACCAATGGTGGTGATGAATGTGGAAAGGATCCATACTGCGGCAATGCTTATGCGGGGGGAACATTTACAACTGACCTGTCATGGCAACCAAGCAAAATGTTTAAATTGGAGCTCAACAACAAGTTGTCCGCAGCCTTCACTCCAGACATAAAGCCTGCGAACAATTTCAAAGCTAGATTTAAATTTTACCCATCAATTTACTCTGGCCTATTTACATCGCTCCAGTATAATTTAATTTATCAGAGCATGAGTACTCCAGAGGTCAACAACTCAGCCTCGCTGCAATTAGGGGCAGATTTTTAATAACCGATATGCAACCTAAACCGGACGAAAGTCAAATTAAGCAACTTTTCACGAAACCTTATGGAAAACCTGGCCCAACACCAGAACAATGGAAAGCAATTTACGCTAACGAAGTTCATTTTATTGACCCTACACAAGAGCGTTATGGGATCGAGGCATATATTTTAGCTCAAAATAATTTAATCCAGAGATGCGAGGATATTTACTTAGAGCCGCTTGCAATTGTGATTAATAACGAAACAGCCTTTGTAGAATGGAAGATGGGTCTGAGGATCCAAGGAATTGAATTTATTTATCCAGGGGCAACACGGATGACTTTTGGTAATGACGGAAAAATCATCGAACATCGTGATTATTTTGACTTCGTCGGGCCAACTTTTGGCCCTATCCCCATTCTTGGGAACTTTATTCGCTGGCTCTACAAAAGGTTTGTAGCTTAATTTTTCCAGCAATCATCGAGAACTATGATTCATCAGAGAACAAGAGTTTGAGCGACTATATCTAATTATTGCAGAGGAAAAAATTAAGCTCCAATAAGAAATATACTAGATGCTTAGTACTCCTGACACCTACAGGACCTCAGATCCAATTATTTCGCAACGCCTCAAAAAAATCTTTATCAGTGAGTCCCCTGTGCGATGTACATTCCAACGGAGGCCTAGAACAAGCTTGTGCATCAACATTGAACCGCTCAACAACCCGTAAATGCGTTTGGGCAGGAACCGAAACTATTGAAAGGGAAACGGAAGACATGAAGCCATCAGCAGTGACCCATCCCCCGTTGCCTGGATGAATTCAGACTGCAGCTCAGTATCCCAAGCTCAACGTATATTCATTTTAGTCAAGACCGAGCCCCCTCAATGCACTGAACCCGGACGGTTTGCAAGATGTCATCAACAAGGTTCCCTTGTATACACAGCGAATCCCTCACCAATGCACATACACACTTGGGGAACCAAATAGATCGCGGAATACTACTTCTGTAAGCATGCCAACTGCTGTGATCACTACTAGTGGAATAGGGTGAACCATGGAACAACAAAAGATTTGCACCGCATAGAAGAAAAATCAACGTCAACAGCATCGGTATGGCAAAGCATTTATCTCACCAAGCGGTTGTTAGTTTTTGGTTTCACGAATTACGGCCTGCACAATGGTTCCGCGTCGATCAAAAAATTGATCAGCACATCACCGATCGATTTGAAGGATTAGTCGACGATGCCTTTCATGGACGCCTATTCAGTTGGTCAAGCAAGCCATCATCAGCTCTTGCACTGGTTCTACTTTTTGATCAATTTCCAAGGCATCTTTGGCGTGGACAAGCCAAAGCTTTTTCAGGTGATTCACGGGCTCTTAGTCTCAGTATCGAGGCTGAGAGGCAAGGCTGGATCCAGAACGAACCCGAGCAAGCGAAACGTCAGTTTTGGTTGATGCCACGGCTTCATAGCGAACAGATCGATGTCCATACGCATGCCTTACCCCTTTTTGAGCGATGGACAGACACACGTACATTCGCGCTCGCAAAGCATTATCGACAGCTCATTGCCACGCACGGTCGTTTTCCCCACCGTGACGGAACAAGAGGAGAGCAAGACGCATCTAATCCACGGATATGAGAATTTTTATGGTGTAAACTTAAAGAAACACTTTAAAAATAGATCCTTTGGAAGTCAAATAAAGCAAGAATAAAATCTTGCTCTATCTTTAAATATTAGCCCAATACTTCCGATAAACTTAATAATCATGATGAATCAAAGCATTCAGACTCGTTATACATCAATAGGAGAAGCTTTGACAGTTATCGAATGCTCTTACACAGGGCAGCTCCATTGCCTTGCTACCCATGCGCTCTCTGGGACCCAACTTCATACAGATGCGCCCACAGACCATGACGGTTTAGGGGAAAGTTTTTCACCCACCGATTTGATTGCCACAGCCCTCGGCACATGTGTTCTCACCATTATGGGGATTGCAGCCAAACGTCAGGGCTGGGAGCTCGGAGAGGCCACTGCCGTCGTTGAAAAAACAATGACGAGCCAAGCACCACGCCAAATCCAAAACTTAAAAGTTGTGATCAGCCTGCCAAGAAACATCACGGAGGCACAACGCAGGGTGCTCAAGCATGTCGTCAACGACTGCCCTGTCAAAAGGAATCTGGATCCATCAATAACGATTGATCTGGTCTGGAGCTGATGAAGTATTTTTCAGGTGGAGAGGGGTTAGATAAGAAGCCAATAACCGATGAGGGGGCGCATGAGACTCCACTTCATGCCCATTCACATTTTCAGGGAAACACCCTCCGTCACCTTCTTTGATGCCGGAATAGCTGGTAGCAACGGAACCGATGTGGTGGCTCACCATGGAGCGGCTACATCACCTCCTGACGACGAGGATTTTGAGCGGTTTTATGTGCATCAGCACCAGATTGATCACAACCTGGTGCTTGAAGGACAACGCGTTTTCACCTTATTGAATCCGCTCTGGGATAAACCGCACCATGTTGTTTATCTCGTACGGGCAATGGGTGCTCTCCAAATCCCGACAGGAACATTTCATCGCTCTGTGTCGGGCGATGAAGGAAGCATGGTGTTGAACCAATCCATTCGCGACCGTGATTTCAATTTTCGAACAGAGTTCAATCCCGTCAGCCTGCGAGATCGAAGCGATTTAAGGGAGGCTCACGCCTGTGAACCCTGGATCTGGAGCTGGAGAGATGGGAATATCTACCGACAGCATGGCAGCTAGTGATGATGCTTACGGCGTTTACTGCGCTGGCGCATCCGTTTGACGTAGGGGAGGCGACCGGAATTAGCCCATATGATTTCAACTTGATTCCAGCGCCAGCCCAACCAAGACAACGCACCCAAAAAGACGAACAGAACAAGCCAACCCATCGCCACGATCAAAGACAAAGACTGCTACACCAGAGCTCACGATCATCCCCAAGATGAGTTCTTACACAGGTGGTGACACATTCACCATCATCCATAGAACATGTCGTCACGCACTCCATAAAAGCCTCTACGGCATCCCACTCAGCTTGATGCTGATCGTTCTCCATGGCATCAAATGACAATGACTAACTTGTAGGACTGAAGCCTGCCATTGTCTTCAAAAGTATGAAGAGGCGTAAAGCGTTATCCGTGGTTTAACGCTGCCCATCTTGATCAAAAGAACATTCCAATAGTGCAGCCGTAAGCAATGTTTTCATGCGTACCAATGCCTGCTGCTCGCTGGGGTCAGGCCCTCCTGGCCATTTCTCGAGATGGAAACTTACGGAGCGATGCAGCAGACGAATCGCATCAACGTCCAATTCAAACTGAAGGGCTGGCACAGGGTCCGTCGACACGATTCTCTCCATCAAACAAGTGCAGCTGGCAACGCCAACCAACCCACAGACTACGTGGGTGAGGGATGCAATCACAGATCATTATAAAAATCATATCGCTGGATCGTTCAATAATTTTTAAAATAAGCTTCAAAAAAAAATTAAAAATCAAAGCGTTCACACAGTGATTATCCAGATTCAATTCCAACCCATCAATAACAAAGAATCACCAATAAATTTTCCCGACGCAAGTCCATCGATTGAACGATTCAACCAACTCTGACCCAAGCAAGCCATCATGCTGTTGATCATGGAGCAACAAAAAGCCCCCGCTGTGAGGCGGGGGCTTTGCGATTCAGTTGATCTGAATCGTTTTGTCTGTTCCAGAAGGAACAGGTTGATTCCAGATCAACCGATTGCAGGTGCTTGGAGTGCCACAGGAGTGGACTCAGCAGCTGCCAGGTCGAGGGGGAAGTTGTGAGCGTTGCGCTCGTGCATGACTTCCATGCCGAGGCCTGCACGGTTCAACACGTCGGCCCAGGTGCTCAGGACGCGGCCCTGACTATCAAGGATGGACTGGTTGAAGTTGAAGCCGTTGAGGTTGAAGGCCATGGTTGAAATGCCCATGGACGTAAACCAGATGCCGACAACAGGCCAGGCGCCCAGGAAGAAGTGGAGGCTACGGCTGTTGTTGAAGGAGGCGTATTGGAAGATCAGGCGACCGAAGTAGCCGTGAGCAGCCACGATGTTGTACGTCTCTTCTTCTTGGCCGAATTTGTAGCCGTAGTTCTGGGACTCGCTTTCGGTGGTTTCACGCACCAAGGAGGAGGTCACCAGTGAGCCGTGCATGGCGGAGAACAAGCTGCCGCCGAAGACGCCTGCAACACCCAGCATGTGGAAGGGGTGCATCAGGATGTTGTGCTCAGCCTGGAACACCAACATGTAGTTGAAGGTTCCAGAGATGCCCAGGGGCATTGCATCAGAGAACGAACCCTGACCGAAGGGGTAGACGAGGAAGACTGCGAACGCTGCAGACAGCGGTGCGCTGTAGGCAACACAGATCCAAGGGCGCATGCCCAAGCGGTAAGAGAGTTCCCACTGACGACCCATGTAGGCGGAAATGCCGATGAGGAAGTGGAAAATGACGAGCTGGAAAGGACCGCCGTTGTACAGCCACTCGTCGAGTGAAGCTGCTTCCCAGATGGGATAGAAGTGCAGGCCGATGGCGTTGCTGGAAGGAACAACAGCACCAGAGATGATGTTGTTGCCGTAGATCAAGGAGCCAGCGACAGGCTCGCGGATGCCATCGATGTCAACCGGAGGAGCGGCGACGAAAGCGATGATGAAGCAAATGGTGGCAGCCAGCAGGCAAGGAATCATCAAGACTCCAAACCAACCCACATAAATGCGGTTGTTGGTGTTGGTGACCCAATCACAAAAGGATGCCCAGTTGCTCTGGCGTCCGCTGCGAATTGCGGTGGACATGGAAGAAATAAAGACGGAAAAACCTTTCTCCAAATCGGAGAATGGCGTCTAAATCCTATGAAGACATACGCCAAAGTCTTCAACTCTCAATATTCCGAATTGGCTCTCAATAGAAGTTCATGAACAACTTCATGAACCCTTCATGAAGTTGTCTTTAGCGCCCACTGTCTGGATTGCTGAAGGAAGCCGGACCAGTCGAGCCGTTCTTCTGCAGCTGCACGGGCAACTAGCAGTGGTGCTTCACGCTTCAGCGATTCGAGATCAGGTTCTGAAACACCTGCGTTCACCGCCAACCAGTCCGCCATCGACCGACCGACGACCCGGGTGAGATAGGCCGCACTTAGGGATTGCATGACACCAGCAGCCAACCAGCTCCCTGCTTCTAGCTTTGCGAGCCCCAGCAACGTCTGGCTTGTCCACTCCACCACCCCTTGGGCCAAAGCAGCACGTGCCAAATGAGAAGCAGCCTCCCGAAGCACATCAGACTTGATCTCCGTCCCCCAAATATCTGACATTTCCTTGAGCATCAAACCGTTAGCCACAGCAACGGCGAGAAGATCCAAACTGGGGATCGGTGACACAAAAACAGAACCCGCCACGACCCACTGGGTGCGTTGCTGAAGTTGTTGAAAGCGAGTGCGACGAAGACGTTCCAAATCGGATTGCCAATCGCGATGCAGGGCTTCAAGCAGCCGTTGGCGAGCATCAGGAAGTCCCTGCGACAGGGATCTTCGCAACGGAGCCAGCGAGGCGCGGAGAGTGCTTGAGTTCCCGATTGGAACAACTCGGTCGCGCCAACGCTCTGGCAAAACCGTCACAATCTCAGAAATCGTCGTGTCGTGTGAATGGTTAGGAGCTGAATGCACCAGCAACCAGGCGGGCTGAGTTAGTGGAACTTGCTGAAGCCACAACAATTCAGCCGCCGTCAAAGGATTGGACAAGCTGAACAAGATCGCGTCGTGATCATGCAAAACATCAGGCCAATGCCGTTGGCCATCTGCACATACAAGAGGACGGCAGAAAGAAAGTTGAAGCGATCTCGGCCCCGAAAGACTTTCTTGAAGCAACAGAGAATCCGGTGCCGTTGACGGGTCAACACTCACCAGAGCCATCCGTTGAGGACCCGAACGGTCGACGACAGCTTGGAGCGATTCGCGACGACGCTCGTTGGCAGCCGGATCAACTTCAAACGACTCAAATTGCGCAAGCACTGTGTTGCAGCGTTCAACCCAACCGTCAACAGACCTTGGAGCCTTAAAGCCGGGTTTCGGGGAGCGTCCAATCCACAACACAACTCCACCCAACACCAGAAAACCAAGCCCTCCACCAGGAAGATGCACCACATCACTAAGTAACCACTGCCCGGCCATAACCCCACCAGCAGCTAATAGCAAAGGTCTGATGTAGGTCTTTGGTGCCAAGAAGATCTGCGGTAACGCAGCGGGGAGATTCAACGCAACG carries:
- a CDS encoding nuclear transport factor 2 family protein, which produces MQPKPDESQIKQLFTKPYGKPGPTPEQWKAIYANEVHFIDPTQERYGIEAYILAQNNLIQRCEDIYLEPLAIVINNETAFVEWKMGLRIQGIEFIYPGATRMTFGNDGKIIEHRDYFDFVGPTFGPIPILGNFIRWLYKRFVA
- a CDS encoding sulfite exporter TauE/SafE family protein — its product is MIAADLPTQLALAAVALISNGLSAFAGGGAGLVQLPALILLGLNFSTALATHKVASVALGVGAAGRHWRASSLDRRLSALVLCAGLPGVWIGANLVLAIPDKAATACLALLTLGLGVYSSRRPQLGNDQSWRPLTGTTFWLGAFGLFGIGVINGSLTSGTGLFVTLWLVRWFGLSYTRAVAHTLILVGLGWNGTGAITLGLQGDIHWQWLPALIAGSLVGGYIGAHLSIKQGDKIVKQAFEVLALVMGLSLLGRTVLT
- a CDS encoding SDR family oxidoreductase; the encoded protein is MAAPVVAVSGASGKTGYRIAEELLAVGVQPRLLLRSESAVPTSLSDCEQVRLNIANEPALDQALCGVEALIIATGARPSIDLSGPMRVDAWGVKRQVEGCQRNNVNRVVLVSSLCAGRWRHPLNLFGLILLWKRMGERALERSGLDWTVVRPGGLSERESGLESEGIRLTGPDQQEKNSIPRRLVARFCVDALKAPGSIGRILEITSGENVPQVALNDALALDGPR
- a CDS encoding OsmC family protein — translated: MTVIECSYTGQLHCLATHALSGTQLHTDAPTDHDGLGESFSPTDLIATALGTCVLTIMGIAAKRQGWELGEATAVVEKTMTSQAPRQIQNLKVVISLPRNITEAQRRVLKHVVNDCPVKRNLDPSITIDLVWS
- a CDS encoding DUF481 domain-containing protein, which codes for MKQHLLLLSLLFTAGMSQAETVTLELLNGDSVTGTIVEELSNNQEKVLDHPQLGRLTILTSSLKPKQTAPAWRTSMTAGLIGNEKDGDSSLSTTISVESKYKKGRNNLLLKAGLNTSQSRDNGEPLEIETQKGLAEVRYDYNMSSGIGLFALTDYNYDGKNDSGVNSLLSGIGLAKPVIQNKTTELVVAIGPSMQWTNGGDECGKDPYCGNAYAGGTFTTDLSWQPSKMFKLELNNKLSAAFTPDIKPANNFKARFKFYPSIYSGLFTSLQYNLIYQSMSTPEVNNSASLQLGADF
- a CDS encoding DoxX family protein, which produces MIRAVLTRPLFADLGLLVLRVLTGALLIHHGYEKLANIENFADAFVRPLHLPFPIVLSYVAAFSEVIGSWLLITGLLTRVGAAAIAGTITVAIYHAIVTAGFNIYLLELLGLYLGAAGTVLACGPGLFAIDELIARLVEPNIEIDASSETFDEPAVVLSEAAATR
- a CDS encoding YcjF family protein, with amino-acid sequence MAGQWLLSDVVHLPGGGLGFLVLGGVVLWIGRSPKPGFKAPRSVDGWVERCNTVLAQFESFEVDPAANERRRESLQAVVDRSGPQRMALVSVDPSTAPDSLLLQESLSGPRSLQLSFCRPLVCADGQRHWPDVLHDHDAILFSLSNPLTAAELLWLQQVPLTQPAWLLVHSAPNHSHDTTISEIVTVLPERWRDRVVPIGNSSTLRASLAPLRRSLSQGLPDARQRLLEALHRDWQSDLERLRRTRFQQLQQRTQWVVAGSVFVSPIPSLDLLAVAVANGLMLKEMSDIWGTEIKSDVLREAASHLARAALAQGVVEWTSQTLLGLAKLEAGSWLAAGVMQSLSAAYLTRVVGRSMADWLAVNAGVSEPDLESLKREAPLLVARAAAEERLDWSGFLQQSRQWALKTTS
- a CDS encoding DUF924 family protein; translated protein: MAKHLSHQAVVSFWFHELRPAQWFRVDQKIDQHITDRFEGLVDDAFHGRLFSWSSKPSSALALVLLFDQFPRHLWRGQAKAFSGDSRALSLSIEAERQGWIQNEPEQAKRQFWLMPRLHSEQIDVHTHALPLFERWTDTRTFALAKHYRQLIATHGRFPHRDGTRGEQDASNPRI
- the psbA gene encoding photosystem II q(b) protein codes for the protein MSTAIRSGRQSNWASFCDWVTNTNNRIYVGWFGVLMIPCLLAATICFIIAFVAAPPVDIDGIREPVAGSLIYGNNIISGAVVPSSNAIGLHFYPIWEAASLDEWLYNGGPFQLVIFHFLIGISAYMGRQWELSYRLGMRPWICVAYSAPLSAAFAVFLVYPFGQGSFSDAMPLGISGTFNYMLVFQAEHNILMHPFHMLGVAGVFGGSLFSAMHGSLVTSSLVRETTESESQNYGYKFGQEEETYNIVAAHGYFGRLIFQYASFNNSRSLHFFLGAWPVVGIWFTSMGISTMAFNLNGFNFNQSILDSQGRVLSTWADVLNRAGLGMEVMHERNAHNFPLDLAAAESTPVALQAPAIG